Proteins co-encoded in one Babylonia areolata isolate BAREFJ2019XMU chromosome 5, ASM4173473v1, whole genome shotgun sequence genomic window:
- the LOC143282082 gene encoding tyrosine-protein kinase CSK-like isoform X2, with protein sequence MPMDQQQPSDQWGVGTEVIAQYNFNGRSAEDLPFLKGDLLVIQRITSDRNWYRACDSNGREGMIPANYVQPRKVVMLHAMPWFHGKITRQEAEELLKPREDGLFLIRESSNYPGDYTLCVCHMDKVEHYRILYRENQLTIDEEGFFRTLDDLVKHYLADADGLCTQLTRPVTKKGGSFGTVSLQEFKSGGWVIPRQDLAVGEPIGKGDFGDVYKGMYKGQPVAIKQLKDKDRGEQSFLQEASVMTSLRHDNLVRLIGVVLGETIFLVTEFMGKGNLVEYLRSRGRSVITKRDQINFATDTCAAMEYLESKNLVHRDLAARNVLVHDDGKAKVSDFGLAKFGDFSLTGTKFPIKWTAPEALRENKFTSKSDMWSFGILLWEIYSFGRVPYPRIPLTDVVMHVERGYRMESPEGCPPEIYTIMKQSWELKPEARPTFKSVLARLNNQRAVTV encoded by the exons ATGCCAATGGACCAGCAACAG CCCAGTGACCAGTGGGGAGTGGGGACGGAGGTGATAGCTCAGTATAACTTCAACGGCCGCTCAGCAGAGGACTTGCCCTTCCTGAAAGGAGACTTGCTAGTCATACAACGTATTACCTCA GATCGTAACTGGTACCGAGCCTGTGACTCCAATGGCCGGGAAGGCATGATACCAGCCAACTATGTCCAGCCCCGCAAAGTGGTCATGCTTCACGCCATGCC atggTTTCATGGTAAGATCACACGTCAGGAAGCCGAGGAGCTGCTGAAGCCTCGGGAGGACGGCCTCTTCCTGATTCGGGAAAGCAGTAACTACCCGGGGGACTACACGCTGTGCGTGTGCCACATGGACAAGGTGGAGCACTATCGTATTCTCTACCGGGAAAACCAGCTGACCATCGACGAAGAGGGCTTCTTTAGGACCCTGGATGACCTGGTGAAG CACTACCTGGCAGACGCGGATGGCCTGTGCACCCAGCTGACACGGCCGGTGACCAAGAAGGGGGGCAGCTTTGGCACGGTCAGCCTGCAGGAGTTCAAGTCTGGTGGCTGGGTCATCCCCAGACAGGACCTGGCAGTGGGGGAACCCATCGGCAAGGGGGACTTTGGGG ATGTGTACAAAGGAATGTACAAAGGACAGCCGGTGGCCATCAAACAgttgaaagacaaagacaggggaGAGCAGTCCTTTCTGCAAGAGGCTTCTGTCATGAC GTCACTACGTCATGACAACCTGGTGCGTCTGATCGGCGTGGTGTTGGGGGAGACCATCTTCCTGGTGACAGAGTTCATGGGCAAGGGCAACCTGGTGGAGTACCTGCGCTCCCGGGGCCGTAGTGTCATCACCAAGAGAGACCAGATCAACTTTGCCAC GGACACGTGTGCGGCGATGGAATACCTGGAGAGTAAGAACCTTGTGCACAGAGATCTGGCTGCCCGCAACGTTCTGGTGCACGACGATGGCAAGGCCAAG gtgtCGGACTTTGGCCTGGCCAAGTTTGGTGACTTCAGTCTGACCGGCACCAAGTTCCCCATCAAGTGGACCGCTCCTGAGGCcttgagagagaat AAATTCACCAGCAAGTCAGACATGTGGAGTTTTGGAATCTTGTTATGGGAAATCTACTCCTTCGGGCGGGTGCCCTACCCTAGGATT ccccTGACGGATGTGGTGATGCATGTGGAGCGTGGGTACCGCATGGAGTCGCCGGAGGGCTGTCCCCCGGAGATCTACACCATCATGAAGCAGTCGTGGGAGCTGAAGCCTGAGGCCCGCCCCACCTTCAAGTCTGTGCTGGCCCGACTCAACAACCAACGGGCCGTCACTGTCtag
- the LOC143282082 gene encoding tyrosine-protein kinase CSK-like isoform X1 yields MPMDQQQPSDQWGVGTEVIAQYNFNGRSAEDLPFLKGDLLVIQRITSDRNWYRACDSNGREGMIPANYVQPRKVVMLHAMPWYHGRISREDTENLLRCCEDGVFLVRDSIHFQGDYTLSVAIQGRIDHYRILRRDCYLEVDGGDCSFPSLIDLVQHYLADADGLCTQLTRPVTKKGGSFGTVSLQEFKSGGWVIPRQDLAVGEPIGKGDFGDVYKGMYKGQPVAIKQLKDKDRGEQSFLQEASVMTSLRHDNLVRLIGVVLGETIFLVTEFMGKGNLVEYLRSRGRSVITKRDQINFATDTCAAMEYLESKNLVHRDLAARNVLVHDDGKAKVSDFGLAKFGDFSLTGTKFPIKWTAPEALRENKFTSKSDMWSFGILLWEIYSFGRVPYPRIPLTDVVMHVERGYRMESPEGCPPEIYTIMKQSWELKPEARPTFKSVLARLNNQRAVTV; encoded by the exons ATGCCAATGGACCAGCAACAG CCCAGTGACCAGTGGGGAGTGGGGACGGAGGTGATAGCTCAGTATAACTTCAACGGCCGCTCAGCAGAGGACTTGCCCTTCCTGAAAGGAGACTTGCTAGTCATACAACGTATTACCTCA GATCGTAACTGGTACCGAGCCTGTGACTCCAATGGCCGGGAAGGCATGATACCAGCCAACTATGTCCAGCCCCGCAAAGTGGTCATGCTTCACGCCATGCC ATGGTACCACGGGCGTATTTCCCGTGAGGACACCGAGAACCTGCTGCGTTGTTGTGAGGATGGAGTGTTCTTAGTGCGTGACAGCATTCACTTCCAAGGGGACTACACTCTGTCAGTGGCCATCCAGGGCCGCATCGACCACTACCGCATCCTGCGGCGTGACTGTTACCTGGAGGTGGACGGGGGGGACTGCAGCTTTCCCTCACTGATTGATCTTGTGCAG CACTACCTGGCAGACGCGGATGGCCTGTGCACCCAGCTGACACGGCCGGTGACCAAGAAGGGGGGCAGCTTTGGCACGGTCAGCCTGCAGGAGTTCAAGTCTGGTGGCTGGGTCATCCCCAGACAGGACCTGGCAGTGGGGGAACCCATCGGCAAGGGGGACTTTGGGG ATGTGTACAAAGGAATGTACAAAGGACAGCCGGTGGCCATCAAACAgttgaaagacaaagacaggggaGAGCAGTCCTTTCTGCAAGAGGCTTCTGTCATGAC GTCACTACGTCATGACAACCTGGTGCGTCTGATCGGCGTGGTGTTGGGGGAGACCATCTTCCTGGTGACAGAGTTCATGGGCAAGGGCAACCTGGTGGAGTACCTGCGCTCCCGGGGCCGTAGTGTCATCACCAAGAGAGACCAGATCAACTTTGCCAC GGACACGTGTGCGGCGATGGAATACCTGGAGAGTAAGAACCTTGTGCACAGAGATCTGGCTGCCCGCAACGTTCTGGTGCACGACGATGGCAAGGCCAAG gtgtCGGACTTTGGCCTGGCCAAGTTTGGTGACTTCAGTCTGACCGGCACCAAGTTCCCCATCAAGTGGACCGCTCCTGAGGCcttgagagagaat AAATTCACCAGCAAGTCAGACATGTGGAGTTTTGGAATCTTGTTATGGGAAATCTACTCCTTCGGGCGGGTGCCCTACCCTAGGATT ccccTGACGGATGTGGTGATGCATGTGGAGCGTGGGTACCGCATGGAGTCGCCGGAGGGCTGTCCCCCGGAGATCTACACCATCATGAAGCAGTCGTGGGAGCTGAAGCCTGAGGCCCGCCCCACCTTCAAGTCTGTGCTGGCCCGACTCAACAACCAACGGGCCGTCACTGTCtag